From a region of the Tenggerimyces flavus genome:
- a CDS encoding FAD-dependent oxidoreductase, protein MSVVIVGYGMAGARFAAELRQRDPRRTITVFGAEPTRSYNRILLSDVLAGKLSEDDVPLAEPEGPLDLRVGVEVVDLDPAERTIRSDDGRTTRYDTLVFATGSLPMVPPVAGLTRPNATLIDGAATFRTLDDCRKIVATAATAKNAIVLGGGLLGLEAARGLAMRGLNVEVLHPRRQLMERQLNAEASQLLVVTLANLGVSVRPNGVAAEVQGTERVEGILLEDGTELPADLLVIACGVRPQTAVAERAGLEVGRGIVVDDRMRTSDPHIYAIGDCSEHRGVSYGFVAPAWEQAKVAAEVICGGTSRYLGSRQVARLKANGVDLATLGDPHLDDERAEVVTFTDVARGTYQKVVIRDQRLVGAILLGDNPTVGTVTQIFDRDLPVPNDPRSLLFGGSGDAAPATSSPNATLCNCNGVTTGAIVRAWVGGARTTADVVAATRASTGCGTCRDVVESFVAELADEAATEEVVA, encoded by the coding sequence ATGAGCGTGGTCATCGTGGGGTACGGGATGGCCGGCGCCCGCTTCGCCGCCGAGCTCAGGCAACGCGACCCGAGGCGAACGATCACCGTCTTCGGCGCCGAGCCCACCCGCTCGTACAACCGGATCCTGCTCTCCGACGTGCTCGCCGGGAAGCTGTCCGAGGACGACGTGCCGCTGGCCGAGCCCGAAGGACCGCTCGACCTGCGCGTCGGCGTCGAGGTCGTCGACCTCGACCCCGCCGAACGCACGATCAGATCCGACGACGGCAGAACGACCCGCTACGACACGCTCGTGTTCGCGACCGGCAGCCTGCCGATGGTCCCGCCTGTCGCCGGGCTGACCAGGCCGAACGCGACGCTGATCGACGGCGCCGCGACGTTCCGTACGCTTGACGACTGCCGCAAGATCGTCGCGACCGCCGCCACGGCGAAGAACGCGATCGTGCTCGGCGGCGGGCTGCTCGGGTTGGAAGCCGCACGTGGGTTGGCAATGCGCGGCTTGAACGTCGAGGTCCTGCACCCGCGCAGGCAGTTGATGGAACGCCAGCTCAATGCCGAGGCGAGCCAGCTTCTCGTGGTCACGTTGGCGAATCTCGGCGTGAGTGTACGACCCAACGGCGTCGCCGCCGAGGTCCAAGGGACCGAACGCGTCGAAGGCATCCTCCTCGAGGACGGCACCGAACTGCCCGCGGACCTGCTGGTGATCGCCTGCGGCGTCAGGCCGCAGACCGCGGTCGCCGAACGCGCCGGACTCGAGGTCGGCCGCGGCATCGTGGTGGACGACCGGATGCGTACGAGCGACCCGCACATCTACGCGATCGGCGACTGCTCGGAGCATCGCGGCGTCTCGTACGGGTTCGTCGCACCTGCCTGGGAACAGGCGAAGGTCGCGGCCGAGGTGATCTGCGGCGGGACCAGCCGGTACCTGGGCTCGCGGCAGGTCGCCCGGCTCAAGGCGAACGGCGTCGACCTTGCCACGTTGGGCGATCCGCATCTCGACGACGAACGCGCCGAGGTCGTCACGTTCACCGATGTCGCGCGCGGCACGTACCAGAAGGTGGTGATCCGGGACCAACGCCTCGTCGGCGCGATCCTGCTCGGCGACAACCCCACGGTGGGAACGGTGACGCAGATCTTCGACCGCGACCTGCCGGTGCCGAACGACCCACGCTCCTTGCTGTTCGGCGGCTCCGGCGATGCGGCCCCGGCAACGTCCTCGCCGAACGCCACGCTGTGCAACTGCAACGGCGTCACGACAGGGGCGATCGTCCGGGCATGGGTGGGCGGCGCGCGGACGACCGCGGACGTGGTCGCGGCAACGCGAGCAAGTACCGGCTGCGGCACCTGCCGCGACGTCGTCGAGTCGTTCGTCGCCGAACTGGCCGACGAGGCTGCAACCGAGGAGGTGGTGGCATGA
- the nirB gene encoding nitrite reductase large subunit NirB has protein sequence MSRVVVVGNGMVGQRFVETLRARDVDGRWQITVLAEENRPAYDRVGLSAFFSGATPEELSLVPEGFYDHEGDVCLKLGAQVTEVDRDRKVVRTVDGEYPYDALVLATGSYSFVPPVPGHDLPGTFVYRTIDDLVALRDYAAGRGVGAVVGGGLLGLEAANALRLLGLQTHIVEFAPRLMPQQLDESGAAMLKVQVEALGLTVHTATKTERLEPGADGAVKSMVFGDGQELGVDLVVFAAGVRPRDELARKAGLTVGERGGIAVDETCRTTDADVYAIGECALMIDRVYGLVQPGYAMAEVVAQQLLDQPATFKGADLSTKLKLLGIDVAVFGDAQGELDVVYADPAYGVYAKLALTDDAQTLLGGILVGDASAYATLRASIGGPIPGKLADFLGSGQVEGTLPGTAQVCSCNAVTKNDVFEAISDGCKDVPGIKACTKAGTTCGSCVPLLKSLLAEAGVQQDKAICEHFAFSRQELFDLIRVRGITTFSQLVAEHGQGRGCDLCKPTVASILASLGNGHVLEGEQATLQDTNDHFLANLQRNGTYSVVPRIPGGEITPDKLIVIGEVARDYGLYTKITGGQRIDLLGARVDQLPAIWRRLVDAGFESGHAYGKALRTVKSCVGTTWCRYGVQDSVGLAIALEERYRGLRAPHKIKCAVSGCARECAEARSKDFGVIATENGWNLFLGGNGGFRPRHADLFATDLDTATLVRYIDRFLMFYIRTADRLQRTAAWLESLDGGLDYLREVIVDDSLGLCADLDAAMDRHVGSYVDEWRATLEDPDKLRRFVSFVNAPDAPDPSIEFVTERGQRVPAQHRQPVVVAGTRLPVREVDP, from the coding sequence ATGAGCCGCGTCGTCGTTGTGGGCAACGGGATGGTGGGTCAACGGTTCGTCGAGACGCTCAGAGCGCGCGACGTGGACGGGCGCTGGCAGATCACCGTGCTGGCCGAGGAGAATCGACCGGCGTACGACCGGGTCGGGCTGTCCGCGTTCTTCTCCGGCGCCACGCCGGAGGAGCTTTCGCTCGTACCAGAAGGGTTCTACGACCACGAGGGCGACGTCTGCCTGAAGCTCGGCGCGCAGGTGACCGAGGTCGACCGCGACCGCAAGGTCGTACGGACCGTCGACGGGGAGTACCCGTACGACGCGCTCGTGCTCGCCACGGGCTCCTACTCGTTCGTCCCGCCGGTGCCCGGCCACGACCTGCCGGGAACGTTCGTCTACCGCACGATCGACGACCTCGTCGCCCTCCGCGACTACGCCGCCGGACGCGGCGTCGGCGCGGTGGTAGGCGGGGGACTGCTCGGCCTCGAAGCAGCGAATGCCCTGCGCCTGTTGGGATTGCAGACCCACATTGTCGAGTTCGCGCCGAGGCTGATGCCGCAGCAGCTCGACGAGTCCGGCGCCGCGATGCTCAAGGTGCAGGTCGAGGCGCTGGGCCTCACCGTGCACACCGCCACCAAGACCGAACGGCTCGAACCCGGAGCCGACGGCGCCGTCAAGAGCATGGTGTTCGGTGACGGCCAGGAGCTCGGCGTCGATCTCGTGGTCTTCGCCGCGGGCGTACGTCCGCGCGACGAGCTCGCCCGCAAGGCCGGGTTGACGGTAGGCGAACGCGGCGGCATAGCAGTCGACGAGACCTGCCGCACAACCGACGCCGACGTCTACGCGATCGGCGAGTGCGCGCTGATGATCGACCGCGTGTACGGGCTCGTCCAACCGGGCTACGCGATGGCCGAGGTCGTGGCGCAGCAACTGCTCGACCAGCCAGCCACGTTCAAGGGCGCCGACCTGTCCACCAAGCTCAAGCTACTCGGCATCGACGTCGCTGTCTTCGGCGACGCACAGGGCGAGCTCGACGTGGTGTACGCCGATCCCGCGTACGGCGTCTACGCCAAGCTCGCCTTGACAGACGACGCGCAGACGCTGCTCGGCGGCATCCTGGTCGGCGACGCCTCGGCGTACGCGACCCTCCGCGCGAGTATCGGCGGACCGATCCCCGGCAAGCTCGCCGACTTCCTCGGCTCCGGGCAGGTCGAGGGCACGCTGCCAGGCACGGCCCAGGTCTGTTCGTGCAACGCTGTCACGAAGAACGACGTCTTCGAGGCCATCTCCGACGGCTGCAAGGACGTGCCAGGCATCAAGGCCTGCACCAAGGCCGGGACGACCTGCGGCTCGTGTGTCCCGCTGCTCAAGTCGCTGCTCGCCGAAGCAGGAGTCCAACAGGACAAGGCGATCTGCGAGCACTTCGCGTTCTCGCGGCAGGAGCTGTTCGACCTCATCCGCGTCCGCGGGATCACGACGTTCTCCCAGCTCGTCGCCGAGCACGGGCAGGGCCGCGGCTGCGACCTGTGCAAGCCGACCGTCGCCTCGATCCTCGCCAGCCTCGGCAACGGCCACGTGCTCGAAGGGGAGCAGGCAACGCTGCAGGACACCAACGACCACTTCCTCGCCAACCTGCAGCGCAACGGCACGTACTCGGTCGTCCCGCGCATCCCCGGCGGCGAGATCACGCCCGACAAGCTGATCGTGATCGGCGAGGTCGCCCGCGACTACGGCCTCTACACGAAGATCACCGGCGGGCAGCGGATCGACCTGCTCGGCGCGCGGGTCGACCAGCTGCCGGCGATCTGGCGGCGGCTCGTCGACGCGGGCTTCGAGTCCGGACACGCGTACGGCAAGGCGCTGCGCACGGTGAAGTCGTGCGTCGGAACGACCTGGTGCCGGTACGGCGTCCAGGACTCCGTCGGCCTCGCGATCGCGCTGGAGGAGCGCTACCGCGGCCTGCGCGCGCCGCACAAGATCAAGTGCGCCGTCTCCGGCTGCGCCCGCGAATGCGCCGAGGCGCGCAGCAAGGACTTCGGCGTCATCGCGACCGAGAACGGCTGGAATCTCTTCCTCGGCGGCAACGGCGGCTTCCGCCCACGGCACGCCGACCTGTTCGCGACCGACCTCGACACCGCGACGCTCGTTCGCTACATCGACCGCTTCCTGATGTTCTACATCCGCACCGCCGACCGGCTGCAGCGCACTGCGGCGTGGCTGGAGTCGCTCGACGGCGGGCTCGACTACCTGCGCGAGGTCATCGTCGACGACAGCCTCGGCCTCTGCGCGGACCTCGACGCGGCGATGGATCGCCATGTGGGCAGCTACGTCGACGAGTGGCGCGCGACGTTGGAGGACCCGGACAAGCTGCGCAGGTTCGTCTCGTTCGTCAACGCACCGGACGCGCCCGACCCGTCGATCGAGTTCGTCACCGAACGCGGACAACGCGTTCCGGCCCAACATCGCCAACCCGTCGTGGTAGCCGGGACCCGGCTGCCCGTTCGAGAGGTGGACCCATGA
- the nirD gene encoding nitrite reductase small subunit NirD, with protein sequence MTAIWTRQWTEVCRFDDLEPERGVAALVGGDQVAVFRTHDGAVYAVSNYDPCSGAYVLSRGIVGTRGHAPTVASPMFKDVYDLRTGECFGQPNVMIRTYAVSCTDGIVRVAARDPS encoded by the coding sequence ATGACAGCGATCTGGACGCGGCAGTGGACGGAGGTGTGCCGCTTCGACGACCTGGAGCCCGAACGTGGCGTCGCGGCACTCGTGGGCGGCGACCAGGTCGCGGTGTTCCGTACGCACGACGGCGCGGTCTACGCGGTGAGCAACTACGACCCGTGCTCCGGCGCGTACGTGCTCTCCCGCGGCATCGTCGGCACCCGCGGCCACGCGCCGACGGTCGCGTCGCCGATGTTCAAGGACGTCTACGATTTGCGCACCGGCGAGTGTTTCGGCCAACCCAACGTGATGATTCGTACGTACGCGGTCTCCTGCACAGACGGCATCGTGCGGGTGGCCGCACGGGACCCGTCGTGA
- a CDS encoding uroporphyrinogen-III synthase — MTSTPVPVGRPVTTRSGSAEATALRPLSGFTIGVTAARRREELVALLERRGARVVEAPAIRIVPLEDDTELLDATRACLFGGVDVVVATTGIGFRGWLEAAESAGIADRLLSVLSEAELLARGPKAHGAIRAAGLQAAWSPESECSAEVLEYLLKKGVAGLRIAVQLHGEPLPDFVAALTAAGASVMEIPVYRWVLPEDVTPLNRLVELIKLRYVDAVTFTSAPASAALLEVAGSEREAVLEALRSDVMAACVGPVAAGPLRRLGVPTVEPERARLGGLVRSLVDELPPFRTLTVLAAGHQLEIRGHAVLIDGDMRMLAPAPMTLLRTLAQQSGRVISRADLLRALPRSADGHAVEMAIARLRAGLGDSRIIRTVTKRGYRLATSDPEVDT, encoded by the coding sequence GTGACCTCGACTCCGGTGCCGGTCGGTCGTCCCGTGACCACGCGGTCGGGATCCGCTGAGGCGACCGCGCTGCGCCCGCTGTCTGGCTTCACGATCGGGGTGACCGCCGCGCGGCGTCGCGAGGAGCTGGTGGCGTTGCTGGAACGCCGAGGCGCCCGAGTCGTGGAGGCGCCGGCGATCCGGATCGTTCCGCTCGAGGACGACACCGAGCTGCTCGACGCGACCCGAGCCTGCCTCTTCGGCGGTGTCGACGTCGTCGTCGCGACGACCGGAATCGGCTTCCGTGGTTGGCTGGAGGCGGCCGAGAGCGCGGGGATCGCGGACCGGCTGCTGAGCGTCCTGTCGGAGGCGGAGCTGCTCGCGCGCGGGCCAAAGGCGCACGGCGCGATCCGCGCCGCGGGGCTGCAGGCGGCCTGGTCGCCGGAGTCGGAGTGCTCGGCGGAGGTGCTGGAATACCTGCTGAAGAAGGGCGTCGCTGGCCTGCGGATCGCCGTTCAGCTGCATGGCGAGCCGTTGCCCGACTTCGTCGCCGCGCTGACCGCCGCGGGGGCGTCGGTGATGGAGATTCCGGTCTACCGGTGGGTGCTGCCGGAGGATGTGACGCCGCTGAATCGCCTGGTGGAGTTGATCAAACTTCGGTACGTGGATGCGGTGACGTTCACCAGCGCGCCGGCTTCGGCGGCGCTGCTGGAGGTCGCGGGGTCCGAACGGGAGGCGGTCCTGGAGGCCCTGCGCAGTGATGTGATGGCGGCCTGCGTCGGTCCCGTCGCTGCCGGACCGCTGCGGCGGCTCGGCGTGCCGACAGTGGAGCCTGAGCGCGCGCGGCTCGGCGGCCTGGTGCGGTCGTTGGTGGATGAGCTGCCTCCCTTCCGTACGTTGACCGTTCTGGCCGCGGGGCATCAGCTCGAGATCAGAGGACACGCCGTTCTTATTGACGGCGATATGCGCATGTTGGCTCCGGCACCGATGACGTTGCTCCGGACGCTCGCACAGCAATCAGGACGGGTCATCTCGCGTGCCGACCTGCTGCGGGCCCTGCCGCGCAGCGCGGACGGGCACGCGGTCGAGATGGCCATCGCCCGGTTGCGCGCCGGACTCGGCGACTCTCGGATCATCCGGACGGTGACCAAGCGCGGCTACCGTCTCGCAACATCGGACCCGGAGGTGGACACATGA